A region of Leclercia adecarboxylata DNA encodes the following proteins:
- a CDS encoding DoxX family protein codes for MNSTQPLPRIDLGLFFLRITGSLLLLYVHGLPKVLHFSEELTRIEDPFGFGPYFSLIPAIFAEVICPILILFGVATRLACVPIIAVLLVAMLAVHPDWSIAEGQFGWLLLIIFTTLAITGPGAWRLRSRATERFA; via the coding sequence ATGAACTCAACTCAACCCCTGCCCCGGATCGACCTGGGGCTGTTCTTCCTGCGCATCACCGGCAGCCTGCTGTTGCTCTACGTTCACGGCCTGCCGAAGGTGCTGCACTTTAGCGAAGAACTGACGCGGATCGAAGATCCCTTTGGCTTCGGGCCGTATTTCAGCCTGATCCCGGCGATCTTCGCCGAGGTGATCTGCCCGATCCTGATCCTGTTCGGCGTGGCGACCCGGCTGGCCTGCGTGCCGATTATCGCCGTGCTGCTGGTGGCGATGCTGGCGGTGCACCCTGACTGGTCGATTGCCGAAGGTCAGTTTGGCTGGCTGCTGCTGATTATCTTCACCACCCTTGCCATCACCGGCCCCGGCGCGTGGCGGTTACGCTCGCGTGCCACGGAGAGATTCGCATGA
- a CDS encoding amidohydrolase, which translates to MTSSAKADLILVNGQFHTVDRENPLAEAVAVRDGKFLAVGTVADVMQYHDEATKVVDLKGHTAIPGLNDSHLHLIRGGLNYNLELRWEGVPSLADALRMLKEQALRTPSPQWVRVVGGWSEFQFAERRMPTLDEINEAAPDTPVFILHLYDRALLNRAALKVVGYTKETPNPPGGEIQRDANGNPTGMLIARPNAMILYATLAKGPKLPLEQQVNSTRQFMRELNRLGLTSAIDAGGGFQNYPEDYEVIAELHDKKQMTIRIAYNLFTQRPGHELEDFEKWTDMLKPGQGTDFFRHNGAGEMLVFSAADFEDFLEPRPDLAPGMEDELERVVRHLVEHRWPFRLHATYDESISRMLDVFEKVNREIPFDGLHWFFDHAETVTQRNIDRIKALGGGIAVQHRMAFQGEYFAERYGMEAVRHTPPVTRMLETGVPVGLGTDATRVASYNPWTALYWLVSGRTVGGMQMYDHSARLDRDTALMLWTQGSAWFSNEQNQKGQIKKGQLADLAVLSKDFFRVPEEEIKGIESVLTVVDGDIVYAAGAFGPLAPPAIPVLPEWSPVVKVPGHYRSAPPQAARVGMSAVHHCSGPCGVHNHAHDFARSAEMPVADDNAFWGALGCSCFAF; encoded by the coding sequence ATGACTTCCTCTGCTAAAGCAGATCTGATTCTGGTGAATGGCCAGTTTCATACCGTCGACCGTGAAAATCCCCTCGCCGAAGCGGTGGCCGTACGTGACGGCAAATTCCTTGCCGTCGGCACCGTTGCCGACGTGATGCAGTACCACGACGAGGCCACCAAAGTGGTGGATCTCAAAGGCCATACCGCCATCCCCGGTCTTAACGATTCGCACCTGCACCTGATCCGCGGCGGGCTGAACTACAACCTCGAGCTGCGCTGGGAAGGGGTGCCATCCCTCGCCGATGCCCTGCGGATGCTGAAAGAGCAGGCCCTGCGCACCCCGTCACCGCAGTGGGTGCGCGTGGTGGGCGGCTGGAGCGAGTTCCAGTTTGCCGAGCGCCGCATGCCGACCCTGGATGAGATCAACGAGGCCGCGCCGGATACCCCGGTCTTTATCCTGCACCTCTACGATCGCGCCCTGCTCAACCGCGCGGCGCTGAAGGTGGTGGGCTACACCAAAGAGACGCCGAACCCGCCGGGCGGCGAGATCCAGCGCGACGCCAACGGCAACCCGACCGGGATGCTGATCGCCCGTCCGAATGCCATGATCCTTTACGCCACCCTCGCCAAAGGGCCGAAACTGCCTCTGGAGCAGCAGGTGAACTCCACCCGCCAGTTTATGCGCGAGCTGAACCGTCTGGGGCTGACCAGCGCCATCGACGCGGGCGGCGGTTTCCAGAACTACCCGGAAGACTACGAGGTGATCGCCGAGCTGCACGACAAAAAGCAGATGACCATCCGCATCGCCTACAACCTCTTCACCCAGCGTCCCGGCCACGAGCTGGAGGACTTCGAGAAGTGGACCGACATGCTCAAGCCGGGCCAGGGCACCGACTTCTTCCGCCATAACGGCGCGGGGGAGATGCTGGTCTTCTCCGCCGCCGACTTCGAGGATTTCCTCGAGCCGCGCCCGGATCTGGCCCCCGGCATGGAGGACGAGCTGGAGCGCGTGGTGCGCCATCTGGTGGAACACCGCTGGCCGTTCCGCCTGCACGCCACCTATGACGAGTCCATCAGCCGGATGCTCGACGTTTTCGAGAAGGTGAACCGCGAGATCCCGTTCGACGGCCTGCACTGGTTCTTCGACCACGCCGAGACCGTCACCCAGCGCAACATCGACCGCATCAAGGCCCTGGGCGGCGGCATCGCCGTGCAGCACCGCATGGCCTTCCAGGGCGAGTACTTCGCCGAGCGCTACGGGATGGAGGCTGTCCGCCATACCCCGCCGGTAACCCGCATGCTGGAGACCGGCGTGCCGGTAGGCTTAGGGACCGACGCCACCCGCGTGGCGAGCTACAACCCCTGGACCGCGCTCTACTGGCTGGTCTCCGGGCGCACCGTGGGCGGCATGCAGATGTACGATCACAGCGCCCGTCTGGATCGCGATACCGCCCTGATGCTCTGGACCCAGGGCAGCGCGTGGTTCTCGAACGAGCAGAACCAGAAAGGGCAGATCAAAAAGGGCCAGCTCGCGGATCTCGCGGTGCTGAGCAAAGACTTCTTCCGCGTACCGGAAGAGGAGATCAAGGGCATCGAGTCGGTGCTGACGGTGGTGGACGGCGATATCGTCTATGCCGCAGGCGCTTTCGGCCCGCTGGCGCCGCCTGCCATCCCGGTACTGCCGGAGTGGTCGCCGGTGGTCAAGGTGCCGGGACACTACCGATCCGCGCCACCGCAGGCCGCCCGGGTGGGGATGAGCGCCGTGCACCACTGCAGCGGGCCGTGCGGCGTGCATAACCACGCCCACGATTTTGCCCGCAGCGCAGAGATGCCGGTGGCCGACGATAACGCCTTCTGGGGAGCGCTGGGCTGCAGCTGCTTCGCGTTCTGA
- a CDS encoding hydrolase, with protein MSNSKLEVLTPDNCQIIFIDQQPQMAFGVQSIDRQVLKNNVVALAKSAKVFNIPTTITTVETESFSGNTFPELLDVFPGKDILERSSMNSWDDQKVRDALKANGKKKVVVSGLWTEVCNNTFALCAMLEGDYEIYMVADASGGTSKEAHDFAMQRMIQAGVIPVTWQQVMLEWQRDWARKETYNAVMDIVREHSGAYGMGVDYAYTMVHKAPSRQKSEHETLAPVPAPVR; from the coding sequence ATGTCTAACTCAAAGCTCGAAGTGTTAACCCCGGATAACTGTCAGATTATCTTCATCGACCAGCAGCCGCAGATGGCGTTTGGCGTGCAGTCTATCGACCGTCAGGTGCTGAAAAACAACGTGGTAGCGCTGGCGAAATCGGCCAAAGTGTTCAACATCCCGACCACCATCACCACCGTTGAAACCGAAAGCTTCTCCGGCAACACCTTCCCGGAACTGCTGGACGTCTTCCCGGGTAAAGACATCCTTGAGCGCTCCTCCATGAACTCCTGGGATGACCAGAAAGTGCGTGACGCCCTGAAAGCCAACGGCAAGAAGAAAGTGGTGGTCTCCGGCCTGTGGACCGAAGTGTGCAACAACACCTTCGCCCTGTGCGCGATGCTGGAAGGCGACTACGAGATCTACATGGTGGCGGATGCGTCCGGCGGCACCTCGAAAGAGGCCCACGACTTCGCGATGCAGCGCATGATCCAGGCCGGCGTGATCCCGGTAACCTGGCAGCAGGTGATGCTGGAGTGGCAGCGTGACTGGGCGCGTAAAGAGACCTACAACGCGGTAATGGATATCGTGCGTGAGCACTCCGGTGCCTACGGCATGGGCGTGGATTACGCCTACACCATGGTGCACAAAGCACCGTCTCGCCAGAAGAGCGAGCACGAAACCCTGGCCCCGGTTCCGGCCCCGGTCCGCTAA
- a CDS encoding DUF1427 family protein codes for MSTGLISLAAGVLIGLLYALLKVRSPAPPALALIGLLGMLAGEQATRHFLHADDTAQKAPVTLSTGASS; via the coding sequence ATGAGTACTGGGTTAATTTCCCTCGCGGCAGGCGTGCTGATAGGCCTGCTCTACGCGCTGCTGAAAGTGCGTTCCCCCGCGCCGCCCGCGCTGGCGCTGATTGGCCTGCTGGGAATGCTGGCCGGCGAACAGGCGACCCGCCATTTTCTGCACGCTGACGACACCGCGCAAAAAGCGCCCGTCACCCTCTCAACAGGAGCCTCGTCATGA
- a CDS encoding DUF1427 family protein: MKAWVISLSCGILAGVIYAAIDVHSPAPPVVALMGLFGMLMGEQLIPIGRRLFSRQLTMTWFRHECVPKISGTPPPPRPGDGSEG; encoded by the coding sequence ATGAAAGCCTGGGTCATTTCACTGAGCTGTGGAATTCTGGCAGGGGTTATTTATGCCGCAATTGATGTACACTCGCCCGCGCCGCCCGTTGTTGCGCTGATGGGGCTGTTTGGCATGCTGATGGGGGAGCAGCTGATCCCGATTGGCCGCCGTCTTTTCAGCCGCCAGCTAACGATGACCTGGTTTCGTCACGAATGCGTTCCCAAAATCAGCGGCACTCCGCCTCCACCCCGTCCCGGCGACGGCAGTGAGGGTTAA
- a CDS encoding response regulator: protein MPQRIAIIDDERSVRSGLSNLLQSEGYATEAFDSAEGFLSHPTALTDAALVIADIRLRGMNGLEMLDRLHLIATSPPPLIFISGHADDNIERYAVENGAVVFLRKPINVDVLLAHIQRALAT, encoded by the coding sequence ATGCCGCAGCGCATAGCCATCATTGATGATGAACGGTCTGTTCGCAGCGGGTTAAGCAACCTGCTGCAGTCGGAGGGGTACGCCACCGAAGCCTTCGACTCGGCGGAGGGGTTTCTCAGCCACCCCACCGCGCTGACCGACGCGGCGCTGGTGATTGCCGACATCCGCCTGCGGGGGATGAACGGTCTGGAGATGCTCGACAGGCTGCACCTCATCGCCACTTCGCCCCCGCCGCTCATTTTTATCTCTGGTCATGCGGATGACAACATAGAGCGCTACGCTGTTGAGAATGGCGCCGTTGTTTTTCTGCGCAAACCCATTAATGTCGATGTGCTGCTGGCGCATATTCAGCGCGCGCTCGCCACCTGA
- a CDS encoding response regulator transcription factor, whose product MEHIVYVVDDDHAVRRSVVGLLESAGLNALDFSSAESFLQHTFEDVPSCVILDMQMPTISGFEVADSLKASGREIPIIYLTGHGTIPMTVKAMKGGAYEFLTKPVASNDLLNSIGDALKLAEENAMQLREQYSLKQRHLSLTPREQEVLQLAISGMLNKQIAAELGVSEITVKVHRRRVMEKMQARSLADLVRAAERLTRSQPSE is encoded by the coding sequence ATGGAACATATTGTCTACGTCGTTGATGATGATCACGCTGTCAGGCGGTCCGTGGTTGGGCTGCTGGAGTCTGCCGGGCTGAACGCCCTCGACTTTTCCTCGGCAGAATCCTTTTTACAACACACCTTTGAAGACGTGCCCTCCTGCGTGATCCTCGATATGCAGATGCCGACCATCAGCGGGTTTGAGGTGGCGGACTCCCTGAAGGCCAGCGGACGCGAAATCCCGATTATCTATCTTACCGGTCACGGCACCATCCCGATGACGGTGAAGGCGATGAAGGGCGGCGCGTACGAGTTTCTCACCAAACCGGTGGCGTCGAATGACCTGCTGAACTCCATTGGCGACGCGCTGAAGCTGGCGGAAGAGAACGCCATGCAACTGCGGGAGCAGTACTCCCTGAAGCAGCGCCATCTTTCGCTGACGCCGCGCGAGCAGGAGGTGTTGCAGCTGGCGATCAGCGGGATGCTGAACAAGCAGATCGCCGCCGAGCTGGGGGTAAGTGAAATTACCGTCAAAGTCCACCGCCGTCGGGTGATGGAGAAGATGCAGGCCCGCTCGCTGGCGGATCTGGTCAGGGCCGCAGAGCGCCTGACCAGAAGCCAGCCCTCAGAGTGA
- a CDS encoding VOC family protein: MNIAHVALWTRNLDAQVHFWQTVFGGQSNERYLSKNRPGFESHFITLSDGPTIELMTVPDLPDSPSHPEFVGWAHIALNVGSKADVDRMAEQARVSNTLLSAPRMTGDGYYEAVIADPDGNRIELVGE; this comes from the coding sequence ATGAATATTGCACACGTCGCACTCTGGACCCGTAATCTGGACGCCCAAGTTCACTTCTGGCAGACCGTTTTTGGCGGCCAGAGTAACGAACGCTACCTCAGCAAAAATCGGCCGGGGTTTGAGTCGCACTTTATAACGCTTTCCGACGGGCCGACCATCGAGCTGATGACGGTGCCGGATCTGCCGGACAGCCCGTCGCACCCGGAGTTTGTCGGCTGGGCGCATATCGCCCTGAACGTCGGCAGCAAGGCGGATGTGGATCGGATGGCGGAGCAGGCGCGGGTGAGTAACACGCTCCTGAGCGCCCCACGAATGACGGGTGATGGTTATTATGAAGCGGTAATTGCGGACCCGGACGGGAACCGGATTGAGCTGGTGGGGGAGTGA
- a CDS encoding MFS transporter — translation MTSQTTGAVQRLATRIVFFIAGYVTATWAVLVPYAKANTGVNEATLGSLLLCLGMGALIAMPLTGMLTSRYGCRRVIITAMAIVVLTTPLLAIIPDPRLLAAALLLFGVGVGVTDCAMNIQAIIVERDSPKPVMSGFHGMYSVGGIAGAGAMTLLLTLGASAFVACLVILLSVVILLAFSLKGLLPWANPASGPAFAVPRGVVLLIGLICFAVFLAEGTVLDWSAVFLTEVRGVPESLGGLGFTCFSIAMTLFRLTGDKLIARTGPLRAVVGGAIVAAAGFALVTFVPQWELSLLGYVLVGAGCANIVPVMFSAVGRQTRMPQAVAVPAITTLGYLGVLAGPAIIGYVAHATSLTQAFMVIMVLMLVVAALSVTVTASQPARSEG, via the coding sequence ATGACCTCTCAGACCACCGGAGCCGTCCAGCGGCTTGCCACCCGGATCGTCTTTTTTATTGCCGGTTACGTTACCGCCACCTGGGCGGTGCTAGTGCCTTACGCCAAAGCGAATACCGGCGTTAACGAGGCCACGCTCGGCTCGCTGCTGCTCTGTCTTGGGATGGGGGCGCTGATTGCGATGCCGCTCACCGGGATGCTCACCAGCCGCTACGGCTGCCGCCGGGTGATTATCACCGCGATGGCGATCGTCGTGCTCACCACCCCACTGCTTGCGATCATTCCCGATCCGCGCCTGCTCGCCGCTGCCCTGCTGCTGTTTGGCGTCGGAGTCGGGGTGACGGACTGCGCCATGAACATTCAGGCGATTATCGTCGAGCGCGACTCGCCAAAGCCGGTGATGTCCGGTTTCCACGGCATGTACAGCGTCGGTGGGATTGCCGGTGCCGGGGCGATGACCCTGCTGCTGACCCTCGGGGCCAGCGCCTTTGTCGCCTGCCTGGTTATCCTTCTCAGCGTGGTGATCCTGCTGGCCTTCAGCCTGAAAGGGCTGCTGCCCTGGGCCAATCCCGCATCCGGCCCGGCCTTCGCGGTGCCGCGCGGCGTGGTGCTGCTGATTGGCCTGATCTGCTTTGCGGTGTTTCTCGCCGAAGGCACGGTGCTGGACTGGAGCGCGGTATTCCTCACCGAGGTGCGCGGCGTGCCTGAATCGCTGGGCGGCCTCGGCTTCACCTGCTTCTCGATAGCGATGACCCTGTTCCGCTTAACCGGCGACAAACTGATCGCCCGCACCGGCCCCCTGCGCGCCGTGGTGGGTGGCGCGATCGTTGCCGCCGCAGGCTTTGCGCTGGTGACGTTTGTCCCGCAGTGGGAGCTGTCATTGCTGGGCTATGTGCTGGTGGGCGCCGGTTGCGCCAATATCGTGCCGGTGATGTTCTCCGCCGTTGGCCGCCAGACCCGCATGCCGCAGGCGGTTGCCGTCCCGGCCATCACCACGCTTGGCTATCTCGGCGTACTCGCCGGGCCCGCGATTATCGGTTACGTGGCCCACGCCACCTCGTTAACCCAGGCGTTTATGGTCATTATGGTGCTGATGCTGGTCGTCGCAGCGCTGTCCGTGACCGTCACCGCCTCTCAACCTGCCCGCAGCGAGGGATAA
- a CDS encoding DeoR/GlpR family DNA-binding transcription regulator gives MLDYAAFPEQRQDLIRQILQENGRVVCAELATRMQVSEHTIRRDLHELSKEGICKKVYGGAVLQLADAGNFISREQKNHAKKITIAQKAATLIKADSCIFIDTGTTNLALAKALPSDLAVTVVTNSPAIAAELLRHPLCEVIITGGQIQRSSGGAVGTTAASQIQGIIFDQAFIGGCAMDPGMGLTGFDFADCEFKKAVISQSSQTIVALTTDKIPGVARFVVAKSSEIDVLVVEADMDGEVIEAFAAQDVRVISA, from the coding sequence ATGCTCGATTATGCAGCTTTCCCGGAACAACGACAAGATCTGATCCGCCAGATCCTGCAGGAAAATGGCCGGGTGGTATGCGCCGAACTGGCGACCCGGATGCAGGTGTCGGAACACACCATTCGCCGGGATTTACATGAGCTTAGTAAAGAAGGGATCTGTAAGAAGGTCTACGGTGGGGCGGTGCTGCAGTTGGCGGATGCCGGAAATTTCATCAGCCGCGAGCAGAAAAACCACGCAAAAAAAATCACGATCGCGCAGAAAGCGGCAACGCTAATCAAAGCCGATAGCTGCATTTTTATTGATACCGGCACAACCAACCTCGCCCTGGCGAAGGCGCTGCCGTCAGATCTGGCCGTTACCGTGGTGACCAACTCTCCGGCCATCGCCGCCGAGCTGCTGCGTCATCCGCTGTGCGAGGTGATCATCACCGGCGGGCAGATCCAGCGTTCGTCTGGCGGTGCGGTGGGGACCACGGCGGCCAGCCAGATCCAGGGGATTATCTTCGATCAGGCGTTTATCGGTGGCTGTGCGATGGATCCCGGCATGGGGCTGACCGGGTTCGACTTTGCCGACTGCGAGTTCAAGAAAGCGGTGATTAGCCAGAGCAGCCAGACCATCGTGGCGCTCACCACCGACAAAATCCCCGGCGTGGCGCGCTTTGTGGTCGCGAAAAGCAGCGAAATCGACGTGCTGGTGGTGGAAGCCGATATGGATGGTGAAGTGATCGAAGCGTTCGCGGCGCAGGATGTGCGGGTGATCAGCGCCTAA
- a CDS encoding SH3 domain-containing protein, translated as MSPFIELPVSASVKTLMAVYTRKESPSVYSPVAGELPEGSLVRIQAAVLGDAVQGNPHWYRIDDETFIWAGACTRVEPYPEFPPVTRVNWKAVVFEVR; from the coding sequence ATGAGCCCATTCATTGAACTTCCGGTTTCCGCCAGCGTGAAGACCCTGATGGCGGTCTATACCCGTAAGGAGAGCCCGTCCGTTTACTCCCCGGTGGCCGGTGAACTGCCCGAGGGGAGCCTGGTGCGCATCCAGGCGGCGGTGCTGGGCGATGCGGTGCAGGGCAATCCGCACTGGTACCGGATTGATGATGAGACGTTTATCTGGGCGGGTGCCTGCACCCGCGTCGAGCCCTACCCCGAGTTTCCGCCGGTAACCCGCGTTAACTGGAAGGCGGTGGTATTTGAGGTGCGTTAG
- a CDS encoding cupin domain-containing protein translates to MAYQLNLNWPEFLEKYWQKKPVVLKNALPNFIDPISPDELAGLAMEPEVDSRLVSHKEGKWQASNGPFEHFEGLGETGWSLLAQAVNHWHAPAAELVRPFRVLPDWRLDDLMISFSVPGGGVGPHIDQYDVFIIQGMGNRRWRVGDKLPMRQFCPHPALLHVDPFEPIIDEDLAPGDILYIPPGFPHDGFTHETALTYSVGFRGPNGRDLISSFADYALENDLGGEHYSDPDLTCREHPGRVEAYELERLRKMMIDMISKPEDFKQWFGSFISTPRHELDIAPAEPEYSPEEVLDALTGGETLTRLSGLRVLNVGGSVFINSELLETVDANAADALCRYTELGQAELGAALQNPAFVEELTGLINQGYWFFDE, encoded by the coding sequence ATGGCGTATCAACTCAACCTGAACTGGCCGGAATTTTTAGAAAAATACTGGCAAAAGAAACCCGTTGTCTTAAAGAACGCACTGCCGAATTTTATCGATCCAATCAGCCCGGATGAGCTGGCAGGGCTGGCGATGGAGCCGGAAGTGGACAGTCGCCTGGTCAGCCATAAAGAGGGCAAATGGCAGGCCAGCAATGGTCCGTTCGAGCACTTCGAGGGCTTAGGCGAAACCGGCTGGTCGCTGCTGGCGCAGGCGGTAAACCACTGGCACGCGCCTGCCGCCGAGCTGGTGCGTCCGTTCCGCGTGCTGCCGGACTGGCGTCTGGACGATCTGATGATCTCCTTCTCGGTGCCGGGCGGCGGCGTGGGCCCGCATATCGATCAGTACGATGTGTTTATCATCCAGGGGATGGGCAACCGTCGCTGGCGCGTGGGTGACAAGCTGCCGATGCGTCAGTTCTGTCCGCATCCGGCGCTGCTGCATGTCGATCCCTTTGAGCCGATCATCGATGAAGATCTGGCCCCGGGGGATATCCTCTACATTCCGCCTGGATTCCCGCACGACGGCTTTACCCATGAGACGGCGCTCACCTACTCCGTCGGCTTCCGTGGGCCAAACGGCCGGGATCTGATCAGCAGCTTTGCCGACTACGCGCTGGAAAACGATCTGGGCGGCGAGCACTACAGCGATCCGGATCTCACCTGCCGCGAGCATCCGGGCCGGGTGGAGGCTTACGAGCTGGAGCGTCTGCGCAAGATGATGATCGACATGATCAGCAAGCCGGAAGACTTTAAGCAGTGGTTTGGCAGCTTCATCTCCACGCCGCGTCACGAGCTGGATATCGCCCCGGCGGAACCAGAGTACTCACCAGAAGAAGTGCTCGACGCGCTGACGGGCGGCGAAACCCTGACCCGCCTGAGCGGACTGCGGGTGCTGAACGTCGGCGGCAGCGTCTTTATCAACAGCGAACTGCTGGAGACGGTGGATGCCAACGCGGCAGATGCGCTGTGCCGCTACACCGAGCTGGGCCAGGCGGAGCTGGGCGCTGCCCTGCAAAACCCGGCATTTGTGGAAGAGCTGACCGGACTGATTAACCAGGGGTACTGGTTCTTCGACGAGTGA
- a CDS encoding DUF3944 domain-containing protein — MGKFRTDKDLELLRYSDNEMLEVLVNYLTKDKDGSTRYTESLTGDKAFQEAGKDYKQVWQLIAAELQHFGGDTFVNLFRGNGVVYKEILIDVCKKLSVKTDFSGRCCSNQGTIPQFGDLIS, encoded by the coding sequence ATGGGAAAATTCAGAACAGATAAAGATCTGGAACTGCTCCGCTACTCGGATAATGAGATGCTGGAAGTATTAGTGAATTATCTTACTAAGGATAAAGACGGCTCGACGCGTTACACCGAATCATTAACGGGAGATAAGGCTTTTCAGGAAGCAGGCAAAGATTATAAACAGGTCTGGCAGCTTATTGCGGCTGAGTTGCAGCATTTTGGCGGGGATACTTTTGTTAATCTCTTCCGCGGGAATGGCGTTGTTTATAAAGAAATCCTTATCGATGTGTGCAAAAAATTATCTGTTAAAACCGATTTCTCTGGGCGTTGTTGCTCAAATCAGGGAACTATCCCGCAGTTTGGTGATCTGATCTCTTAG
- a CDS encoding ubiquinol-cytochrome C chaperone family protein, with protein sequence MDIEQALLAKLFTDSWEKMNEDERRNIRNQFKIDGNLASSAALTAIITSIRMGGFMSYQVAMIVANAVAKAILGKGLTFAANAGLARMIGIFTGPVGMAITALLTIPAISGPAFRVTLPAVVQIAAMRQQMLSKKEDFF encoded by the coding sequence GTGGATATTGAGCAGGCATTGCTGGCTAAATTGTTCACAGATTCCTGGGAAAAAATGAATGAGGATGAGCGCAGGAATATCCGTAATCAATTCAAAATAGATGGCAACCTTGCCAGTAGCGCTGCGCTCACTGCGATCATTACGTCTATTCGTATGGGCGGTTTTATGTCTTATCAGGTGGCGATGATTGTGGCCAATGCCGTAGCTAAAGCGATCCTCGGCAAAGGGTTAACGTTCGCCGCGAACGCTGGCCTTGCGCGAATGATTGGCATCTTTACCGGCCCGGTAGGCATGGCAATCACAGCCTTACTCACTATCCCTGCAATCAGTGGTCCTGCGTTTCGTGTGACGTTGCCCGCAGTCGTACAAATTGCTGCAATGCGTCAGCAAATGCTCAGTAAAAAGGAGGATTTCTTTTGA
- a CDS encoding ATP-binding protein has translation MSLGRIRPQFTQGLDKPPANEEKKAFTSAVTPRFTLEGDVALTAQVIAQLDEARAKIDYFHKIYVEWGFAAVDPVGNGIVLNFFGPPGTGKTLTAEALAGSLQRNIMTVSIADLESKFMGETSKNIAALFRQATDENAVLFFDEADTLLGKRLSSVTQGIDNEVNAMRSTLLIELEKHTGIVIFATNFVKNYDSAFLSRITHHIGFTLPADDERFRIWAKLFVSAIPLAEARETMLEQAASLSEGLSGRDIRNAMRLALPKAVLESEQQLTLKHIESALTQIRDAYGAISDASSSIPPHINTAKKMLGLS, from the coding sequence ATGTCCCTGGGACGTATCCGGCCGCAATTTACGCAGGGGCTAGATAAACCACCTGCCAACGAAGAAAAAAAAGCGTTTACTTCCGCCGTTACCCCGCGATTTACGCTGGAAGGTGATGTGGCACTGACGGCACAGGTCATTGCCCAGCTTGATGAAGCCAGGGCTAAAATCGACTATTTCCATAAAATCTATGTTGAATGGGGATTTGCGGCCGTCGACCCGGTTGGCAATGGCATTGTGCTTAACTTCTTTGGTCCACCGGGTACCGGGAAGACCCTGACGGCTGAAGCGCTGGCGGGGAGTCTTCAACGTAATATCATGACTGTCAGTATCGCCGATCTCGAAAGCAAATTTATGGGGGAGACCTCCAAAAATATTGCTGCGCTTTTCCGTCAGGCTACTGATGAAAATGCAGTGCTATTCTTCGATGAAGCTGACACCTTGTTGGGAAAACGTCTCTCCTCTGTCACCCAGGGGATCGATAACGAAGTGAATGCGATGCGATCGACTTTGCTAATCGAACTGGAAAAACATACCGGTATCGTCATCTTCGCCACAAACTTTGTCAAAAACTACGACAGCGCCTTCCTGAGTCGCATCACTCATCATATTGGTTTCACGTTACCTGCTGACGACGAACGTTTTCGCATTTGGGCGAAACTGTTCGTCTCTGCTATCCCGCTTGCTGAAGCGCGGGAAACCATGCTGGAACAGGCCGCGTCGCTCTCGGAAGGCTTGTCTGGCCGTGATATCCGTAATGCTATGCGTCTGGCATTGCCTAAGGCCGTACTGGAATCAGAACAACAACTTACGCTGAAGCATATCGAAAGCGCGTTAACGCAAATTCGTGATGCCTACGGCGCGATTTCAGACGCGTCCTCATCCATTCCTCCCCACATTAACACAGCAAAAAAAATGCTCGGTTTGAGCTAA